One window from the genome of Paramisgurnus dabryanus chromosome 20, PD_genome_1.1, whole genome shotgun sequence encodes:
- the LOC135786512 gene encoding uncharacterized protein, with translation MQTRDNDITAVSPNFPRNRLHAPIKGGKSLHVTAVAMMLGIPRQKKRKRPQQDAEHHITCKTDKPELYEQVISKYKGRGVFTTEAFFRGDFVLEYRGELLTSEESLDRSKLYNDVENTFLFDFQWHGKNWCMDASKEDGSLGRLVNDEHRNPTCKIRTVEVNKKPHLCLFAVRDIQPGEEITYSYGDSDWPWRAKVSSTESSDKSPVSSLDLQKLFHQAPPVSSSALYKVYINEPHKQVEPQQSGKARTSEDKMKLKDCHERFNRAQIKTKKTAIEQSQEYFMPSSPVKTTSSSSSPVQPSSPVKTTSSSSSPVQPSSPVKTTSSSSAFVQPSSPVMTTSSSSSPVQPSSPVKTTSSSSSPVQPSSPVKTTSSSSSPVQPSSPVKTTSSSSAFVQPSSPVMTTSSSSSPVQPSSPVKTTSSSSSPVQPSTPLPCAASTPVISSSKVSETLSLMEMHSLRQSRKRQYSGSAYSDSDVTDYSDVDYIPQFSSDESDGSASGQSKAERSSDGSNNKSECSDPRPNKRLRHTKSPLSKRKAEEAGISSANCMTAMSSKRMKCQTEETETSSDKKTLVQSMPSPQKKSRSYNKKQYCLYCSKPYAKMARHLEFVHRNEVEVAKAVAFPKRSKERRVQLNLLRKRGNFAHNTDVVRKGEGEMIACYRPKKCKNPKEFIHCIHCQGLYNKLSLWKHIKNCPLKPKDDEAQGRKRVRSLCALKTPVGLEVSKGFKKVLSLMNYDEVSRVIHSDRCIMQLGEHMFNRMGSDVTKHDYIRQKMREVGRLLLEARRITPLKTMEDFMIPANFKHVISAVKVVSGFDEEKNSYRIPSLALKLGHSLKKICSIVESNAMMYGDHERAECARDFRKVHEARWNEYISAGAITTLKEAKWNAPQIIPFTQDVKVLHAHLEKKRDKFLNKLKNCPSADSYAALAKVTLSQVIMFNRRREGEVSRMLLSAFQSRDSSELHEDIAICLSEFERKLCKHFTRVEIRGKRGRKVPVLLKPSLVSAMELLVETREACGVPNENPFMFARSGAMSAYRGGECISKAARECGIKNPEALSSTRLRKHIATMSKILNLDENEADQLADFLGHDIRIHRQYYRLPEGTLQLAKMSKVLMAMEKGTLSSFKGKRLDDIEIDPNEQLEAEGDTMSSDEEDCSDLPQTTSPVPAETDQPSASQKDQGSSIPSKRKWEEVEVKAVEKHMMKFIKTCKVPGKQDCERCIHAEPEALKERTWTGVKNYVRNRITTLKKQGGL, from the exons ATGCAGACACGTGATAATGACATCACCGCTGTTAGCCCCAATTTCCCGCGAAACAGACTACACGCGCCCATTAAAGGAGGAAAG TCATTGCATGTCACTGCAGTCGCTATGATGCTGGGTATACCAAGGCAGAAAAAACGAAAAAGACCTCAACAGGATGCTGAGCATCACATTACTTGTAAAACAGACAAGCCTGAGCTTTATGAGCAAGTTATCAGCAAATATAAAG gacGTGGAGTTTTCACCACTGAAGCATTTTTTAGAGGTGATTTTGTCCTTGAATACAGAGGTGAACTTCTGACTTCAGAGGAGAGCCTTGATCGATCTAAACTCTACAATGACGTTGAGAACACATTCTTGTTTGATTTTCAGTGGCATGGCAAAAATTGGTG cATGGATGCATCCAAGGAAGATGGGTCCTTGGGAAGACTTGTAAATGATGAGCACAGAAATCCTACATGCAAAATAAGAACTGTTGAAGTGAACAAAAAACCTCATCTGTGTCTTTTTGCTGTACGAGATATTCAACCAGGAGAAGAAATCACTTACAGTTATGGAGATTCAGATTGGCCTTGGCGAGCTAAG GTATCATCAACAGAATCCAGTGATAAAAGTCCAGTCAGCAGTTTGGATTTGCAGAAATTG TTCCATCAGGCTCCTCCTGTTTCCTCATCTGCCCTGTATAAGGTGTACATCAATGAACCACATAAGCAAGTTGAGCCACAACAGTCAGGCAAAGCAAGAACATCAGAGGATAAAATG AAACTCAAAGATTGCCATGAGCGCTTTAACAGAGCACAAATTAAAACGAAAAAGACTGCCATAGAGCAATCACAAGAATATTTCATG CCCTCATCACCTGTGAAGACCACATCCTCGTCCTCTTCTCCTGTGCAGCCCTCATCACCTGTGAAGACCACATCATCGTCCTCTTCTCCTGTGCAGCCCTCATCACCTGTGAAGACCACATCATCTTCCTCTGCCTTTGTGCAGCCCTCATCACCTGTGATGACCACATCATCGTCCTCTTCTCCTGTGCAGCCCTCATCACCTGTGAAGACCACATCATCGTCCTCTTCTCCTGTGCAGCCCTCATCACCTGTGAAGACCACATCATCGTCCTCTTCTCCTGTGCAGCCCTCATCACCTGTGAAGACCACATCATCTTCCTCTGCCTTTGTGCAGCCCTCATCACCTGTGATGACCACATCATCGTCCTCTTCTCCTGTGCAGCCCTCATCACCTGTGAAGACCACATCATCGTCCTCTTCTCCTGTGCAGCCCTCTACACCCTTGCCCTGTGCTGCTTCCACCCCTGTGATTTCCTCATCAAAGGTGTCTGAGACACTGTCTTTAATGGAG ATGCACTCATTAAGGCAATCAAGAAAAAGACAG TATTCTGGGAGTGCCTACAGTGATTCAGATGTTACGGATTACAGTGATGTTGACTACATACCCCAGTTCAGCTCAGATGAATCAGatggaagtgcttctggacaaAGCAAGGCTGAAAGGAGTTCAGATGGATCAAACAATAAGTCTGAATGTAGTGATCCTAGACCCAACAAACGTTTAAGACATACTAAATCACCCCTTTCAAAAAGGAAAGCTGAAGAGGCAGGTATTTCATCTGCCAATTGTATGACAGCAATGTCATCAAAAAGGATGAAATGCCAAACTGAAGAGACCGAAACCTCCTCTGACAAAAAGACTTTGGTTCAGTCAATGCCATCACCACAAAAAAAGAGCAGGtcatataacaaaaaacagtatTGCCTTTATTGCTCTAAGCCATATGCAAAAATGGCAAGACACCTTGAGTTTGTACATCGCAATGAAGTAGAGGTTGCAAAGGCTGTAGCTTTCCCAAAACGTTCCAAAGAACGAAGAGTCCAGTTAAACCTTCTTAGAAAAAGGGGCAACTTTGCCCACAACACAGATGTGGTGAGAAAAGGGGAAGGTGAGATGATTGCCTGCTACCGTCCAAAAAAGTGCAAAAACCCCAAAGAATTTATCCACTGTATTCACTGTCAAGGCCTTTACAACAAGCTCAGCCTATGGAAACACATTAAAAACTGTCCACTTAAACCGAAGGATGATGAAGCTCAGGGCAGAAAAAGAGTAAGATCTCTTTGTGCCTTAAAAACACCTGTTGGCTTAGAGGTGAGTAAAGGTTTCAAGAAAGTACTTTCCCTGATGAACTATGACGAAGTTTCACGGGTGATTCATAGTGACAGATGCATCATGCAACTGGGAGAGCACATGTTTAACAGGATGGGATCTGATGTGACCAAACATGACTACATCCGACAGAAAATGAGAGAAGTTGGCAGACTTCTTCTTGAAGCAAGAAGGATAACCCCACTGAAAACAATGGAGGACTTCATGATACCAGCAAACTTCAAACATGTCATATCAGCTGTGAAAGTTGTGTCTGGCTTTGACGAAGAGAAGAACTCTTACCGCATTCCCTCTTTAGCCCTCAAACTTGGACATTCTTTAAAAAAGATCTGTAGCATTGTTGAAAGTAATGCGATGATGTATGGAGACCATGAGCGTGCGGAGTGTGCTCGAGACTTCAGAAAAGTACACGAAGCAAGGTGGAATGAATACATTTCTGCTGGTGCTATAACTACATTGAAGGAAGCCAAGTGGAATGCACCACAGATCATTCCTTTCACTCAGGATGTCAAAGTCCTGCACGCACATCTAGAAAAGAAACGGGATAAATTCCTTAATAAACTTAAAAACTGCCCCTCTGCAGACAGCTATGCTGCTTTGGCCAAAGTCACACTCTCCCAAGTTATCATGTTCAATAGACGAAGAGAAGGTGAGGTGTCACGGATGCTTTTGTCAGCTTTTCAAAGCCGGGATTCTTCTGAGCTGCATGAAGACATAGCCATCTGTCTTTCTGAGTTCGAGAGGAAGCTGTGTAAACACTTTACCAGAGTAGAGATCCGTGGTAAGCGAGGGAGAAAGGTCCCTGTCCTCCTCAAACCTTCATTGGTTTCTGCCATGGAGCTGCTTGTTGAAACACGTGAGGCTTGTGGTGTCCCAAATGAGAATCCTTTTATGTTTGCCAGATCTGGTGCAATGTCTGCCTACAGAGGAGGAGAGTGCATAAGTAAAGCTGCTCGTGAATGTGGCATTAAGAATCCTGAAGCTCTTTCCTCAACCAGGCTCAGGAAACACATAGCTACCATGTCAAAGATTCTCAACCTTGATGAAAATGAAGCAGATCAACTGGCTGATTTTCTCGGTCACGATATAAGGATCCACAGACAGTATTACCGGTTACCAGAGGGGACATTGCAGCTGGCAAAAATGAGTAAGGTCTTAATGGCAATGGAGAAAGGAACACTGTCCAGCTTTAAAGGAAAGAGACTTGATGACATTGAAATCGACCCAAATG AGCAACTTGAGGCTGAAGGTGATACAATGTCAAGTGATGAAGAGGATTGTAGTGACCTACCTCAGACAACATCACCAGTACCAGCAGAGACTGATCAACCATCTGCTTCACAGAAAGatcaag GTTCATCAATACCTTCGAAAAGAAAATGG